From a single Brassica rapa cultivar Chiifu-401-42 chromosome A01, CAAS_Brap_v3.01, whole genome shotgun sequence genomic region:
- the LOC103852207 gene encoding CBL-interacting serine/threonine-protein kinase 6: MVGAKPIENESDGGASTGLLHGRYELGRLLGHGTFAKVYHARNVTTGKSVAMKVVGKEKVVKVGMVDQIKREISVMRMVKHPNIVELHEVMASKTKIYFAMELVRGGELFAKVAKGRLREDVARVYFQQLISAVDFCHSRGVYHRDLKPENLLLDEEGNLKVTDFGLSAFTEHLKQDGLLHTTCGTPAYVAPEVILKKGYDGAKADLWSCGVILFVLLAGYLPFQDDNLVNMYRKIYRGDFKCPGWLSSDARRLVTKLLDPNPNTRITIDKVMDSHWFKKSSTRSRNEPVAATPEAEEDVDVSVHKSKEETETLNAFHIIALSEGFDLSPLFEEKKKEEKVEMRFATSRPASSVISSLEEAAKVGNKFDVRKSESRVRMEGKLSGRKGKLAVEAEIFAVAPSFVVVEVKKDHGDTLEYNNFCSTALRPALKDIFWTSTTPA, encoded by the coding sequence atggtcGGAGCAAAACCTATAGAGAATGAATCTGACGGTGGAGCAAGCACGGGTCTTCTCCACGGACGTTACGAGCTAGGCCGTCTTCTAGGCCACGGAACATTCGCTAAAGTGTACCACGCACGTAACGTAACAACTGGCAAAAGCGTGGCGATGAAAGTCGTCGGAAAAGAGAAGGTGGTGAAGGTCGGCATGGTGGACCAGATCAAACGAGAGATCTCAGTGATGAGGATGGTGAAGCATCCGAACATCGTCGAGCTCCACGAGGTGATGGCGAGCAAAACCAAGATCTACTTCGCTATGGAGCTCGTGCGAGGCGGCGAGCTGTTCGCCAAAGTCGCCAAAGGAAGGCTGCGCGAGGACGTGGCGCGCGTGTACTTCCAGCAGCTGATCTCCGCCGTCGATTTCTGCCACAGCCGGGGGGTTTACCACCGAGATCTCAAGCCGGAGAATCTCTTGCTTGACGAAGAAGGCAACCTCAAGGTCACCGACTTTGGTCTCTCTGCTTTCACCGAGCATTTGAAGCAAGACGGGCTTCTCCACACGACCTGTGGAACTCCGGCGTACGTCGCGCCGGAGGTTATACTGAAGAAAGGATACGACGGAGCGAAGGCGGATCTCTGGTCTTGCGGCGTTATCCTCTTCGTGCTCCTCGCGGGTTACTTGCCGTTTCAAGATGATAATCTTGTCAACATGTATAGGAAGATCTACCGAGGAGACTTCAAGTGTCCTGGGTGGCTCTCCTCCGATGCGAGGAGGCTCGTGACGAAGCTTCTGGATCCGAATCCGAATACCCGGATCACTATCGATAAGGTGATGGATTCACACTGGTTCAAGAAGTCCTCAACGAGATCAAGAAACGAGCCAGTGGCCGCAACACCAGAGGCTGAGGAGGATGTTGATGTGTCCGTGCACAAGTCCAAGGAAGAGACGGAGACGCTAAACGCGTTTCACATCATTGCGTTGTCTGAAGGGTTCGATCTCTCGCCGTTGttcgaggagaagaagaaagaggagaAGGTGGAGATGAGGTTCGCGACGTCTCGGCCGGCGAGTAGTGTGATATCGAGCCTTGAGGAGGCGGCGAAGGTTGGGAATAAGTTTGACGTGAGGAAGAGTGAGAGTAGAGTGAGGATGGAAGGGAAGCTGAGTGGTCGGAAAGGGAAGTTGGCGGTGGAGGCGGAGATATTCGCGGTGGCTCCGTCGTTTGTTGTCGTGGAGGTGAAGAAAGATCATGGGGACACGCTTGAGTACAATAACTTTTGTAGTACGGCTCTTAGACCAGCTCTCAAGGACATCTTCTGGACTTCTACTACGCCTGCTTGA
- the LOC103852217 gene encoding omega-6 fatty acid desaturase, chloroplastic produces MASRIADSLFAFTGPQHSLPRAPKLASARLSQGVYAVRPIGLLLKGTRRTFLVPAKKRIGCIKAVSVPVAPPSADSAEHREQLADSYGFKQIGQDLPDNVTLKDIMDTLPKEVFEIDDVKAWKSVLISVTSYALGLFMIAKAPWYLLPLAWAWTGTAVTGFFVIGHDCAHKSFSKNKLVEDIVGTLAFLPLVYPYEPWRFKHDRHHAKTNMLVHDTAWQPVPPEEFDSSPVLRKAIIFGYGPIRPWLSIAHWVNWHFNLRKFRPSEVNRVKISLACVFAFMAVGWPLIIYKVGILGWVKFWLMPWLGYHFWMSTFTMVHHTAPHIPFKPADEWNAAQAQLNGTVHCDYPSWIEILCHDINVHIPHHISPRIPSYNLRAAHQSIQENWGKYTNLATWNWRLMKTIMTVCHVYDKEENYIPFDRLAPEESQPITFLKKAMPNYAA; encoded by the exons ATGGCGTCAAGAATTGCTGATTCTCTCTTCGCCTTcacg GGCCCACAACACTCTCTTCCTAGGGCTCCTAAGCTTGCTTCTGCTCGTCTTTCTCAGG GTGTGTATGCTGTGAGACCAATTGGTCTTTTGTTAAAAGGAACTAGAAGAACATTCCTTGTTCCTGCAAAGAAAAGGATTGGATGCATAAAAGCTGTCTCTGTTCCTGTCGCACCTCCATCAGCTGATAGTGCAGAACATAGAGAACAGTTAGCAGACAGTTATGGATTCAAACAAATTGGACAAGATCTTCCTGATAACGTCACCTTGAAAGATATCATGGATACTCTTCCCAAAGAG gtgTTTGAGATTGATGATGTGAAAGCATGGAAGTCCGTGTTGATATCTGTGACTTCCTACGCTTTGGGGCTCTTCATGATTGCGAAAGCTCCTTGGTATCTGCTTCCTTTGGCTTGGGCTTGGACAGGAACTGCAGTTACAGGG TTCTTTGTGATAGGTCATGATTGTGCTCATAAATCATTTTCAAAGAACAAATTGGTTGAAGACATTGTGGGTACTCTAGCCTTCCTACCTCTTGTGTACCCTTATGAGCCGTGGAGGTTTAAGCACGACCGTCACCACGCCAAAACCAACAT GTTAGTTCATGACACAGCATGGCAACCAGTTCCGCCAGAGGAGTTTGATTCATCACCTGTTCTGAGAAAGGCAATCATTTTTGGATATGGCCCCATTAGGCCTTGGTTGTCCATAGCTCACTG GGTGAACTGGCACTTCAACCTGAGAAAGTTCAGACCGAGCGAAGTGAATAGGGTGAAGATAAGTCTAGCTTGTGTTTTCGCCTTCATGGCTGTTGGATGGCCACTGATCATATACAAAGTTGGTATACTGGGATGGGTAAAGTTCTGGCTGATGCCATGGTTGGGCTATCACTTTTGG ATGAGTACGTTCACGATGGTTCATCATACGGCTCCACACATTCCTTTCAAGCCTGCTGATGAGTGGAACGCGGCTCAGGCCCAACTTAATGGAACTGTTCATTGTGATTACCCGAGTTG GATTGAGATTCTCTGCCATGATATCAACGTACACATCCCGCATCACATAAGCCCAAGGATACCGAGCTACAATCTTCGTGCGGCTCATCAGTCTATACAAGAGAACTGGGGAAAG TATACAAACTTGGCTACGTGGAATTGGCGGTTGATGAAGACGATAATGACTGTGTGCCATGTCTATGACAAAGAGGAGAACTACATTCCTTTTGACCGGTTAGCCCCTGAAGAATCGCAACCAATAACATTCCTCAAGAAAGCAATGCCTAACTACGCAGCCTGA
- the LOC103852238 gene encoding 50S ribosomal protein L21, mitochondrial, producing the protein MASLRCIRELSRRATTVLSISQTRLISSIRGLELSGTHAAPIQNRSLTTDYFPWYSRSQGRQFASKSNGTDESSDGEDDDEEEEDSAEMEVEREYSPAEKVEAAAEIGYKVMGPLKTSERLFKPYEPVFAVVQIGSHQFKVSNGDSIFTEKLKFCDINDKLTLTKVLLLGSSSQTIIGRPILPEATVHAVVEEHALDEKVLIFKKKRRKNYRRTTGHRQELTKLRITDIQGIEKPEPKIVHKPSKAADTEQPEAELVG; encoded by the exons ATGGCGAGCCTTCGATGCATTCGCGAGTTGAGCCGCCGCGCCACGACGGTTTTATCGATCAGCCAAACACGCTTGATCTCTTCAATTCGGGGATTAGAGCTTTCCGGTACTCATGCGGCCCCAATCCAGAATCGATCTCTCACTACGGACTACTTCCCTTGGTACAGCCGTTCCCAAGGTCGCCAATTCGCTTCGAAATCAAACGGTACTGATGAAAGCAGCGATGGAGAAGATGacgatgaggaggaggaggattcgGCGGAGATGGAAGTAGAAAGGGAATATTCACCGGCGGAGAAAGTGGAGGCGGCGGCGGAGATAGGGTACAAGGTGATGGGTCCTCTCAAAACTTCCGAGCGACTCTTCAAACCATACGAGCCAGTCTTTGCCGTTGTTCAG ATTGGTTCGCATCAGTTCAAAGTGAGCAACGGGGACTCCATTTTCACAGAGAAGTTGAAGTTCTGTGACATCAATGATAAG TTGACACTGACTAAGGTTCTTCTGTTGGGATCGTCAAGCCAGACGATTATTGGTAGGCCTATCTTGCCTGAGGCGACTGTTCATGCTGTTGTGGAAGAGCAT GCGTTGGATGAAAAAGTGcttattttcaaaaagaaacgAAGGAAGAATTATAGGAGAACCACAGGACATCGACAG GAATTAACAAAGTTGAGGATAACCGATATACAAGGAATAGAGAAACCAGAACCAAAGATTGTCCATAAACCTTCCAAGGCAGCTGATACAGAGCAACCAGAGGCTGAGCTTGTTGGTTAG
- the LOC103852260 gene encoding leucine aminopeptidase 2, chloroplastic: MAVTLVTSVASSSARFHLRSFSSSPSPLSSSFLRFQLPPRFRLALAVTPLYHSSRGRAMAHTLAQATLGLTQANSTDHPKVTFSAKDVDVTEWKGDILAVGVTEKDMAKDVNSKFQNAILNKLDAHLGGLLADVSSEEDFSGKPGQSTVLRLPGLGSKRVGLIGLGKTASSPSAFQSLGEAVAAAAKASQASSVAVVLASSESNESKLTSASAIASGTVLGLFEDSRYKSESKKPSLKSVDIIGFGTGPELEKKLKYAEDVSYGVIFGRELVNSPANVLTPAVLADEASKLASMYSDVMTANILNEEQCKELKMGSYLAVAAASANPPRFIHLVYKPSSGPVKTKLALVGKGLTFDSGGYNIKTGPGCLIELMKFDMGGSAAVLGAAKAIGQIKPPGVEVHFIVAACENMISGTGMRPGDVLTASNGKTIEVNNTDAEGRLTLADALVYACNQGVDKVVDLATLTGACIVALGNSMAGIYTPSDELAKEVIAASERSGEKLWRMPMEESYWEMMKSGVADMVNTGGRAGGSITAALFLKQFVDEKVEWMHIDMAGPVWNEKKKAATGFGVATLVEWVQNNSSS, encoded by the exons ATGGCCGTTACTTTAGTTACATCCgttgcttcttcttctgctcGATTCCATCTCCGTTCGTTCTCTTCCTCTCCTTCACCACTCTCCTCGAGTTTCCTCCGATTCCAGTTGCCGCCTCGCTTTAGACTCGCTCTCGCCGTAACGCCTCTTTACCATTCTTCCAGAGGGAGAGCCATGGCTCACACACTCGCACAAGCTACTCTCGGCCTCACTCAAGCCAACTCCACCGATCATCCTAAG GTCACCTTCTCCGCGAAGGACGTCGACGTGACGGAGTGGAAAGGCGACATACTCGCTGTTGGCGTGACGGAGAAAGACATGGCCAAGGACGTGAACTCCAAGTTCCAGAACGCGATACTGAACAAGCTCGATGCTCATTTGGGTGGACTCTTAGCGGATGTCTCTTCTGAGGAAGATTTCTCCGGGAAGCCAGGGCAGTCAACAGTTCTTAGACTCCCGGGTCTCGGATCAAAGCGTGTGGGTCTGATTGGTCTTGGTAAAACTGCGTCCTCTCCTTCGGCTTTTCAGAGTCTCGGCGAGGCTGTTGCTGCAGCTGCAAAGGCTTCTCAAGCTAGCAGCGTTGCTGTTGTTCTGGCCTCTTCAGAGTCTAATGAATCGAAGCTCACTTCTGCTTCAGCTATTGCTTCAG GCACGGTGCTTGGTTTGTTTGAAGATAGCAGGTATAAGTCTGAGTCAAAGAAACCATCTCTCAAATCTGTGGATATCATTGGCTTTGGAACTGGACCTGAGCTAGAGAAGAAGCTTAAGTATGCTGAAGATGTTTCTTATGGCGTCATTTTCGGGAGAGAACTCGTTAATTCTCCAGCTAACGTTCTCACCCCTG CTGTACTAGCTGACGAGGCCTCAAAGCTAGCTTCCATGTACAGTGATGTTATGACTGCAAACATCTTGAATGAGGAGCAATGCAAAGAGTTGAAGATGGGTTCATATCTTGCTGTTGCTGCTGCTTCAGCTAATCCACCTCGTTTCATCCACCTTGTCTACAAACCTTCTAGTGGCCCTGTCAAGACCAAACTTGCTCTTGTTGGAAAAGGATTGACATTTGACAG TGGTGGCTACAACATTAAGACCGGCCCAGGTTGCTTAATTGAGCTCATGAAATTTGATATGGGAGGTTCAGCTGCTGTTCTTGGCGCTGCAAAGGCCATTGGTCAAATTAAGCCTCCCGGTGTTGAG GTGCACTTCATTGTCGCAGCCTGTGAGAATATGATAAGTGGTACTGGAATGAGACCTGGAGATGTCCTCACAGCCTCAAACGGAAAGACAATTGAG GTTAACAACACAGATGCTGAAGGGCGACTAACACTTGCAGATGCTCTGGTTTATGCTTGCAACCAGGGAGTCGATAAG GTTGTTGACCTTGCAACGTTGACTGGAGCTTGTATTGTTGCTCTTGGAAATTCCATGGCAG GCATATATACGCCTAGTGATGAGCTTGCAAAGGAGGTAATTGCTGCATCGGAAAGAAGCGGAGAGAAGCTATGGAGAATGCCGATGGAAGAGAGTTACTGGGAGATGATGAAATCAGGAGTTGCAGATATGGTTAACACTGGAGGCCGTGCAGGTGGATCCATCACCGCGGCTCTCTTCTTGAAACAG TTTGTGGACGAGAAGGTAGAGTGGATGCACATAGATATGGCAGGACCGGTGTGGaacgagaagaagaaagctgcgACTGGGTTTGGAGTTGCGACACTCGTCGAGTGGGTACAAAACAATTCTTCTTCTTAA